A genomic window from Candidatus Eisenbacteria bacterium includes:
- the mtaB gene encoding tRNA (N(6)-L-threonylcarbamoyladenosine(37)-C(2))-methylthiotransferase MtaB, translating into MPEGSGVERGDESYGDLHAPQRSEATRAERTVAVCSLGCRANQEEIECLLGGLRDRGYRLVPFGAPADLTIVNTCGVTRAGESDARQMIRRAARTRREGRVVVTGCYAQLAPEEAARLGADLVVGNADKWRLPEILASAEDDPRGCAGILFDPDPTASRFLRHGKSASGYRTRAAIKVQDGCDERCTYCVIPALRGRGVSRDPAEVVDEARTLVEAGHEEITLTGIHTASYAGIGEGERVSLAGLLRRLLAVPGLGRIRLNSLEPRWVDDELLQTIAGSPRFCRHLHLPLQSGDAAILKRMGRPYGPHDYRRVVEAARRAIPGVAIGADVMVGFPGESEEAFGRTLRLLEEVRPAYLHIFGYSERPRTSASRLGDPVPRGVAKDRSRALSILDDGLRRDYLKRSDGEFHEIRIEGSARRGRPAQGVTDTYIRVSVEGRFPDGERVGVILRYVDDPRRMAGEIQSGRPPGGDPGAGA; encoded by the coding sequence ATGCCCGAAGGGAGCGGAGTGGAACGCGGAGACGAAAGCTACGGCGATCTCCATGCGCCGCAGCGGTCGGAGGCGACGCGCGCGGAGCGGACCGTCGCCGTTTGCAGCCTCGGCTGCCGGGCGAATCAGGAGGAGATCGAGTGTCTCCTCGGGGGTCTCCGCGATCGCGGGTATCGTCTCGTCCCTTTCGGCGCGCCGGCCGACCTGACGATCGTGAACACCTGCGGCGTCACCCGCGCGGGGGAATCCGACGCGCGGCAGATGATCCGGCGCGCGGCGCGGACGCGACGCGAAGGCAGGGTGGTGGTCACCGGCTGCTACGCGCAGCTCGCGCCTGAGGAAGCGGCGCGGCTGGGGGCCGACCTTGTCGTGGGAAACGCCGACAAGTGGCGGCTTCCCGAGATCCTCGCATCGGCGGAGGACGATCCGCGGGGATGCGCAGGGATTCTCTTTGACCCCGATCCGACCGCGAGCCGCTTTCTGCGCCACGGGAAGTCGGCGAGCGGGTATCGCACCCGCGCGGCGATCAAGGTGCAGGACGGATGCGATGAACGGTGCACCTACTGCGTCATTCCCGCGCTGCGGGGCCGTGGCGTGAGCAGAGACCCCGCGGAGGTCGTGGATGAAGCGCGGACGCTCGTCGAGGCCGGGCACGAGGAGATCACGCTCACAGGCATCCACACGGCGTCCTACGCGGGCATCGGCGAAGGAGAGCGGGTGTCGCTCGCGGGGCTCTTGCGGCGCCTCCTCGCGGTTCCGGGGTTAGGGAGGATCCGGCTCAACTCGCTCGAGCCTCGCTGGGTCGACGATGAGCTGCTGCAGACGATCGCCGGTTCGCCTCGGTTTTGCCGCCATCTTCACCTTCCGCTCCAGAGCGGCGACGCCGCGATCCTGAAGCGGATGGGACGCCCCTACGGGCCGCACGACTACCGGCGCGTCGTCGAGGCGGCGCGCCGCGCGATTCCCGGCGTGGCCATCGGCGCCGACGTGATGGTCGGCTTCCCCGGAGAGAGCGAGGAGGCATTCGGGAGGACTTTGAGGCTGCTCGAGGAAGTGAGGCCCGCCTATCTCCACATCTTCGGCTACTCGGAGAGGCCCCGCACCTCGGCGTCCCGTCTCGGCGATCCGGTGCCGCGCGGGGTTGCGAAGGACCGCTCGCGCGCCCTTTCAATCCTCGACGACGGGCTGAGGCGCGACTACCTCAAGCGATCGGACGGGGAGTTCCACGAGATCCGCATCGAGGGAAGCGCCCGGCGGGGGCGCCCCGCGCAAGGGGTCACCGACACCTACATACGCGTCTCGGTGGAGGGTCGCTTCCCCGACGGGGAGCGCGTCGGGGTCATCCTGCGCTACGTGGACGATCCCCGCAGGATGGCGGGGGAGATCCAGTCCGGTCGGCCGCCCGGAGGCGATCCTGGAGCGGGCGCGTGA
- a CDS encoding LysR family transcriptional regulator has protein sequence MQVETLKVYCDVIETQSFSKAAMLNYISQSAVSQQIRGLEEKYDRKMIERGKRSLAPTQAGHILYEGAREILERLRLMENRIQVLSKSIAGTLRLATIYSVGLHELPPYLKEFLRRYPSANIHVEYSRANKIYDDLVSGTIDLGIVAYPVRRSGIDVIPFREDQLVMICAPDHPLAKSKKIEISKISRSRFVAFERDVPTRRAIDRVLRQRGVPVEIVMEFDNIETIKRAVEIGAGISIVPALTIRGEAQNGTLVSIELAGGDLKRPLGILCKKGKERTQVMERFLDLAQEFAGG, from the coding sequence ATGCAAGTCGAGACGCTCAAGGTCTATTGCGACGTGATCGAAACCCAGAGTTTCTCCAAGGCCGCAATGCTGAACTACATAAGCCAGTCGGCGGTGAGCCAGCAGATCCGGGGCCTCGAGGAGAAGTACGACAGGAAGATGATCGAGCGCGGCAAGCGCAGCCTCGCCCCGACTCAGGCGGGCCACATCCTCTACGAGGGGGCCCGGGAGATCCTGGAGAGACTCCGCCTTATGGAGAATCGGATCCAGGTCTTAAGCAAATCAATTGCTGGAACCCTGCGCCTCGCGACGATCTACAGCGTCGGGCTCCATGAGCTCCCCCCCTACCTCAAGGAGTTCCTCCGCAGATACCCCTCAGCGAACATCCACGTCGAGTACAGCCGCGCCAACAAGATCTATGACGATCTCGTCAGCGGGACGATCGATCTCGGCATCGTCGCCTATCCCGTGAGACGCAGCGGCATCGACGTCATTCCTTTCCGCGAGGACCAGCTCGTGATGATCTGCGCGCCCGATCATCCCCTCGCGAAGTCGAAGAAGATCGAGATCTCCAAGATCTCGCGCAGCCGCTTCGTCGCTTTCGAGCGCGACGTTCCGACCCGCAGGGCGATCGACCGCGTGTTGCGCCAGCGGGGAGTCCCCGTCGAGATCGTCATGGAGTTCGACAACATCGAGACGATCAAGCGCGCGGTCGAGATCGGCGCGGGGATCAGCATCGTTCCCGCCCTCACAATCCGCGGAGAGGCGCAGAACGGCACCCTCGTCTCGATCGAGCTGGCCGGAGGAGATCTCAAGCGCCCCCTCGGGATCCTCTGCAAGAAGGGGAAGGAAAGAACCCAGGTGATGGAGCGCTTCCTCGACCTCGCACAGGAGTTCGCCGGCGGTTAG
- the miaB gene encoding tRNA (N6-isopentenyl adenosine(37)-C2)-methylthiotransferase MiaB — protein MNETPPRIYLETYGCQMNEADTEMITGLLTKAGWSVVSDPALADVVILNTCAVRERAEERVAGRVRQLGLMKRYRPDLRIGLAGCMARHLGEDLLRRLPELDILVGPDSYRRLAEILSRRDEGPLVDLALARDERYLGLPAARRGEVHAWVPIMRGCDRFCSFCVVPLVRGREKSLPHEEILTQIEDLVHGGAIAVTLLGQTVNSYLDGEVDFAALLDRIARIEGLVRVRYTSPHPADFTPEVFDAMARHANLCRHVHLPVQSGADRILAAMRRGHTRADYLALVGTIRAALPDVALTTDLMVGFPGETPAEFEETLSLMREVRFDSAFLFRYSPRPGTYAHRKLPDDVPDREKGRRLSEMIALQEEISAERYGRWVGREVDVMVEGPSRRNPGCVRGKADDFKTVVMPSLGDDRPGTVRRVRIARATTHTLIAEGIGDRHAAPELDLLAEIEGD, from the coding sequence GTGAACGAGACGCCCCCGCGCATCTACCTGGAGACCTACGGCTGCCAGATGAACGAGGCCGACACGGAGATGATCACGGGCCTTCTGACCAAAGCCGGCTGGTCGGTCGTCTCGGACCCGGCCCTCGCCGACGTGGTCATCCTCAACACCTGCGCCGTGCGCGAGAGGGCCGAGGAACGGGTGGCGGGACGGGTCCGGCAGCTCGGCCTGATGAAACGGTATCGCCCGGACCTGCGCATCGGGCTTGCGGGATGCATGGCTCGCCACCTCGGGGAGGATCTCCTGCGCCGGCTCCCGGAGCTGGACATCCTGGTGGGCCCGGACTCCTACAGGAGGCTCGCCGAGATCCTCTCGCGCCGGGACGAAGGGCCCCTGGTCGATCTCGCGCTCGCGCGGGACGAGCGTTACCTCGGCCTCCCCGCCGCGCGGAGGGGAGAGGTCCACGCGTGGGTTCCGATCATGCGGGGATGCGACCGGTTCTGCTCCTTCTGTGTCGTTCCCCTCGTCCGCGGCCGCGAGAAGAGCCTTCCTCACGAGGAGATCCTGACGCAGATCGAGGATCTGGTCCACGGGGGGGCGATCGCGGTCACGCTCCTCGGCCAGACGGTGAACTCCTACCTCGATGGAGAGGTCGACTTCGCGGCCCTGCTCGATCGGATCGCGCGGATCGAGGGTCTCGTCCGGGTCCGCTACACGTCGCCTCATCCCGCGGACTTCACCCCCGAGGTCTTCGATGCCATGGCGAGGCACGCCAATCTCTGCCGCCACGTCCACCTCCCCGTGCAGAGCGGCGCGGACAGGATCCTCGCGGCGATGCGGCGCGGCCACACCCGGGCCGACTACCTCGCGCTGGTCGGGACGATCCGCGCGGCGCTTCCCGATGTCGCCCTCACGACGGATCTGATGGTCGGCTTCCCGGGGGAGACCCCGGCGGAGTTCGAGGAGACCCTCTCCCTCATGCGCGAGGTGCGCTTCGACAGCGCCTTCCTCTTCCGCTACTCTCCGCGGCCGGGCACCTACGCCCACCGGAAGCTGCCCGACGACGTCCCTGATCGGGAGAAAGGGCGGCGCCTGAGCGAGATGATCGCCCTCCAGGAAGAGATCTCGGCGGAGCGGTACGGCCGGTGGGTCGGTCGCGAGGTCGATGTCATGGTGGAGGGTCCTTCCCGGCGGAATCCTGGTTGTGTCCGCGGGAAGGCTGACGACTTCAAGACGGTCGTCATGCCGAGCCTGGGGGATGATCGGCCGGGGACCGTGCGGCGCGTCAGGATCGCGCGCGCCACGACCCACACGCTCATCGCCGAAGGAATCGGGGATCGGCACGCCGCCCCGGAGCTGGATCTCCTGGCGGAGATCGAGGGCGACTGA